In Theileria annulata chromosome 3, complete sequence, *** SEQUENCING IN PROGRESS ***, the sequence TAGCTATTAAATCTTTTCCAGCTCCTACTACCAGAGAATCCAAAGATCCAAATCCCGGTGGTGTTAAAGTATCTCCAACCACTGTTTTCACGAAAAGACCTGCCAAACAAgttattactaattttttcattttaacttaattttaattataataaatactttgttatttctataatttaaaaattcgGAGATTTTTTTTTTCTCCATCTTTCTACTCAGAAAATTTTCCGCTAATTTTTCCCGGAATTTTCTTTGTAAagttttttatatattttatatctatctgttatatttaattctcaaatttttcaaaaaaatgtgtataagTGTGTATCATATAGTAGTAtgttaaaatgtgttagaACAGTGTTTCGAATAAAGTATCCAAATTTGAAGGTGCTACTCTATAGACCCAAGTATTACCCAAACTTCTATCTAATCTACTAGTTCTATCTTGTGCTCTTTTACGATTGACTATCAAATCCCtaaacaataaattattaccaagtattactaaattaataatatttacaaCTAAATTAAGGTATTACCTGAGATCTTCGATAACTTCTCTGTTGAGGAACCAATAAGAATGTCTGAGAGCATGTACATTAGATCCTAAGCAAGTGGTGTCAATAACATCAACATCAAGCCAGTGTTTCTTTTTCCTAGTCTCAATAATTTCCCGATTGTGCTTCTTATTTTTCTTTAGAGTCTTTACTTCTTCTAGAGTAAATGGTAGCATTATACTACCAAGCGTACACCGCTTCTCTAAAGAGGAGTCTACTGGCTCCTCAAGTGTATACAAATCATTTACACATCTACCCAACCTCTTCTTGCCAGTTATTAATTCAGCTATTTTCAATGCctataacaaatttaaataaagcATGTGTTATATATCTGAGTAAATTGATAACTAAATATTAGCAGTACCTTATCGTTGATATCAGAATAAATGGTAATGTGACTGcaatataatttaagtCTGGGATAATcattttgaataaaatcCTGGACAGGATAAAAAGGATTAAGAAAAGTAACGGTAAGGATTTTAAGTTTCGGATGGGAGGAATTGCGATTTTCACTGAGTGGTAAAAATAAGTCAGAATATTCTTTCGAGTTTAAAATCTGAGTAAAAGCGCCTAGGAACATGGTCGCACCCATGGAATGTGCCATAATGTGTACGTCATGAATATTGTTTACCAAAAGAGCCTGTAGCATTCGGATAAAAGTATCAACAGTTTTTGGGCAGGTGCTACTCACAATCGCCTCTTTAAACTGAGTTAATTTGTTTCCTGAGGGCCAACTGAATACAAACGGTTTAATGTATTGAGGATAGTTTCCAAAGGAAATAATTTGTGCAAATATACCTAAAGAATCAGAACACTTGACATTAAAACCGTGAATATAAATCCAAGCCTCTAAAGCCCTAACTTCCTCCTTTCTGACCCAACCATCAACcgataatatattgtaatttttagCACGGTTAATCCTACTATCTAGTCCTTGGTTCAGTGAATCCAAAACTTTAGCAGGTTTGTGACTCTCAGTTTTAGTAGTGTTTAATACTATCTTTACAGATTTACAATAATCAGTTACAAATTCATGTAAACCGTCACGGTTAATTTTGGGGTTTTGTACATACCcgttaatattaattccCTTATTGTCATCTACGGAAATGTTCAAATTACTTGAATCCAGAGGTGTAAAATTAGGTGTATGAAGAGTTAGAGCACTTATCAAGCACTCCATACAATTTACAAAAGTGGTCAGAGGTATGCCGGGTTCCTTAATACCAAAAAGCTCATTTATATCCTGGAAAATGTCACGAATGTGTACATTTTTAAGCACGTTAAAGTATGGGTTTTTCTTACCATTGAGATATGAATCAATGTTTCCGTACCGATAACCGACAATGTCATTTGATACATGGTTCAAACTCATTACTATGTGACTATCCGTACAATAATACTTACTATCCATACGCTCACGAAATACGTAACCTTTgtttgtaaataattttgtcAAAATGTTCttcttatttttattagtgTTGTGACCTTTTGGTGTTAGGATATCTCCGAGCATCTCAGAATTATTTGATGACTCACTAATTGAACTTGTTTTCTTCATTAGGTGAAATTTGTTGTAATTGAAAAATGTATTTGCCCCcagatattttaaaactcTTCCTCCTCGTTTCCCATCAGTTTCAGGCACTGTGAAGAAACGTAAAATCCTTGGATATGTCCTGAAAAATGGGCCTGAAACACAACATTCAGCTGCCGCTACTCCTAATCCTACATCGCTCTCACCACCTTCATATCTGACCCAGCCAATTATAACATTTGAAAATCCGGCGTTAGTACCCACTTCCCTGCTCTTAAATGGTGATAAAGGTAATCCTATAagattattatactaaGTAAGGGGGACTAGATAAGGAAATAACTAAGTATCTAAGTCTAGATAACTAAGTGCCGTGTGATCAAGCAACTTAAGGCGATACCTGATTCCCAGAAACCCATTAATAATTCACCGTGATAATTCGGTGAATTCCAGAAACCAAAACCATGAGGTTTAAATTCAGAATTTAGTTGTCCAACATATTGAAAGGAGTCATAACTGCCTCTTTTTTTAAAGTGCAAAAAGTCAATAAAACACTTGAAAGAATAGTAAATAGAGTTGGGCTTCTTAAATCTAGTGAGAGTAACTTTGTACGCTGGGATTTTCCCAGTATTAAGATTATTTGCGCCCATATTTGGTGCATTTAAACTCATTTCCTCAAAGCCTGTAACCTTGAAGGTTTTAACATCCTCATTAATGATCGTAAGTAACAAGTGCGGGTAAAAGAAGCGATAAATAAACgcaattaaattaaaaaagaGGATTAAAATTGTGTAAACGGTAAGGAAAATGGTATCGTAGAAAAATATCCCAAATATGTTATAGGCTCTAATATTGAAAACAGCTCTAAGATTATCCTGGCCTGAACTTTCCTGCAGAGATGAGTTCAtggaataattataaatcattaaaacTGGGTACAAGATGaagtaaattttaacagTTATTTTACTGAGGCTGACGATTTTAGAAAAGGTGTTTGGGTGAATacaaatgtataaatttactaCTGAAAACACTGTGGAACcgataaaaatgataagaCTTAAGTTATTCAAGTTATCAATATATAGTGAATACCAACTCTTGTGAGTATTCCCTCTGATGGTACCAGGGTCTGTAGGGTCAAAATGCTGAGAAACCAACGACGTGGTAAGAATTACACAAATTACCATGAAAATATGTCCTATACAAACTGCATATGGACAGTTTTTAAACTCTCCAGTATATCTTCTAATTGCTTCTCTATACTTCATGTAATGTAATGTACATAACATAGAATGATTCAGTTGTTCTGGATATACAGCCGTATCAAATACTTCGATTTGTATTACGTCATCTGTATCAAGTATGTGGTTAATGTGTTGGAGCTAACAAGTGTGTAATCTCTTAATAATATAGTATTAGTgacaaattatatatctaggaataataatgaattgaCTAGGTATATAAGAATGATGAAGATGTGTAAAAAAAGTTACTTTGTGAATCAGTTTGAGTTAAATCAGTATTATCTGAATTTTTGGATTCCAATTTTTCTTCGTTTTCATTTGATTCTTGGTTAGATTTAGTTCGGAAGAAAGTCATGAATTTGAAGGGAGTTTCTTCCTTTTTAGAGGTATTCAAGCTCTCATCCATGGCCTCGATTAAATTGTCGGTGCTTTGTACTTCGGCACCTTCTTTAGacttcatttttaaaacttttagataatttaacaaGTATTTTCTTGGTAAATAAGAAATGTGTTGGAATTTGCGATTAAAACTTCGGTGGAATTCGATTCTACAATAAGACTAAATCAAAGAGTGGATGGGACccataataatttaaatcatgTATAATGTACATAAACcttaaaataatgaatatttagctggttaaatattaaaggAATGATCACACAAAAGCAAGAATCAAATTGCACAAATAAGTTACCCGATAAAAGGGCTAAAAGTTAAGGAAAATCCTTGCACATTTCttccaaattttaatagtctaaaaattaaaaaattttaaattttataatccaaattaaacataaaaatCTAAAAGTCCAAAAGAGTTCCAGATCAATGACTCAAACACGAAATTAAAGGAACTCaggaataaaattataaaattaaatttcgAGTTAATcaatagtataataattatttaaaggTTTTTAGAGTCATTTAAGGTCAAAATTGAgatttaaaacattaaaagCCCTATATCAGAATCTTGCCAAAAcatgtaaaaataatataaaaccGCCAAACAATCTCAAgataataaacaaaaagataaatttgttttaaataatttatgagAAGATCTTGTTAGAAATGTCTTtggtttaaaaataaagaagCTTCCAATCTAGACCTGGAGTGTGTAACTTTAAccaaatttttaaaattttcgttttatgaatatttgttgtcatttgaaatttttaatatttaaaatttataaattatttattatcattatctATTCCCCATTAATTAACGTTGTTTTATCTCATTCTTCCtgatattttacacatcaccattcataaatatttaacattttattctaatttattactcctattattgatttgttaattttcaaatctgaataatttgttaatttaacaCGATCATTATCCTGTTAATTAGTTgatttgttaatatttaagATGGAGTTAACAACAGAGGAGGCACAGTCTCGTGTTGCTTTATTAGGGGCACATACAAAATCTTTATCAACATTTTTCGAGGAATTCACCAGTCCACTTAATTTACAAGATGAAGATGGAGATTATAAACCTTTTGGcgataaaaaatataaaaaccAATTGGtaagttaaatatttaatcaaatttaatcGTTTTTAGCAAatgattaaaaatgattCCTCTAAAGTTTTGAAAGTTTACATGGACGATGTCAGACAAGTACgttcaattttatttaccTGTCACATATAACTCTAATTATAGTAATATAGTGTGTAATATAATCTATGTTGATGAttttttagtattttttGAAGGAGAACCATGATAAGGATTTTTATGAAGGACTAATGATGAACACGTACCGTTACCTTGAACTACTGTACATTGCGTCTGAGATGGTTTTAGAAAAACTTACAAAAGACGAAAATTATCCAGTTAGTCTTGATATCTGGTTAATTTAGCCCTTATGTAGTTGGTCTGGGCATGAtgtaatgaatttatagaaatttgGATTATATTATGATCCAATTGATGAATTGAGAGTATCAAGAATgaaacaaaataaattgCCAATTAACTTGAGATCCAACTAGTATTCTCCCTTAAcatattattcatttatcaataccctaaatatataataccACTGAAGTGTGTATAATCTTTTGTAGTGATATATTATTGGTAAATGGAAATGAtgattatataatgaaGATGAAATACGTTAACGCCGATTTTGTGGGCTGCTTGGTATTGATTGAAGTTGACGTGTTTAAAGTGGCTAACATTTCAccaaaattattgattGCAACATATGAATGCGATATTTGCCATAACCACTCCTACAAAACTGTAATACTGCTAACTAACTAGATTAACCATAATACTAATGATGGAGTAGATTGAGggaaataattatatgcCATTGATGGACTGCGTGAATTGTGTGAGCACAAGGAACGTTAAATCgtcattaaaatttcatcCAAAGTGagttttattcattaatttaatggTTAGATTAAGCAAGTTTGAAAAGTATCAAGAAATCAGAGTCCAAGAACCGCTCGTGCACCTGAACGAAGGAGAAATGCCGAAAAATCTCAAATGCCAGCTCACCAGTATATTATCAAACTAACTTACTAACtaattatatgaatatacatagtattgttattattttgtaGATTCATTGGTTGGGTTATTGAGGCCCGGTGATAACATTTTACTGTATGGTATACTATTGCCCATGTTTAAGGAGGgttttaacaataataagTTTACACTGTTGTCCGATAAGGTCTTCAAAATCCTCAACATCACACATTTAAAAAGGgattttaaactttataAACAACTAAGCAATAATTATTTCCAAGTGTATGACTGGCATACAGTTAATTAGCCCATGATTGGGATATATAGTTGGATTTCCCATAAATAGCAACTCTAACGCTGAAAATAACTCATTATTGTAGGAAAATGGAAGAATTGAGTAGGACGCCAAATGTATATGAAATACTATCAAATAGTATAGCGCCAGACATTTATGGACATCAAGATATCAAAAAAGCTTTATTGCTACAACTTGTACGTATACttactattatattaacatttacaatatacaccaatatactaataatattcacAATATACTCAACTATTAATGTTGAATGATGGAATAGATTGGAGGATGTAATGTGGTGAAGAAGGATGGAGGATTTATTAGGGGAAATATTCACATATTGCTATTGGGGGATCCTGGAGTAGCAAAGAGCCAATTGATGAAGAGAATATGCCAGATATCAACAAGGGCCATATATACGACTGGTAAAGGAAGCTCCTCTTCCGGTCTCACTGCAGCCATTGTTAAAGATCCCGTTACAGGTACTGTTTTAActaatgtatataatactAATGTCGATGATAGGTGATAGTGTGTTGGAGGGAGGTGCACTAGTGTTGGCGAATAATGGTGTGTGTTGTATAGACGAGTTCGACAAGATGGACGATGAGGATAGGAGTGCGATTTATGAAGTTATGGAACAACAGAAAGTTTCAGTGGCAAAAGCAGGTCATGTGACAACTTTGGCAGCAAACTCGTCAGTGTTGGCAGCTGCAAATCCCTTGTCTGGCGTTTATGACATTAACAAGTCGgttttcattaatattaacttGCCGCACGCCCTTCTCTCAAGGTTTGACCTACAGTTCCTACTTCTCGATAATATCAACTATAACAACGACTACAAATTGTCACAATATAAACTCAATAACACAATTAACACTTATGGGACCAGTACTGTTAGTGAAgaaaatactaatactatgACTAATGCCACCAATACTCCTAATACTCgtactactaatagtactaatactaatagtaaCACTGGTGCTAAGGATAAGAGAAAAAGAAATGATAAGTCTGCGGgatcaaaaaataaatcaaataatacAACTGACTCCGTAAATAACGGAGTGAGCAGAGGATTACAATCAGATACAATAGTCAACgtaaatttattaagaTACTATATTAACTATTGTAAAAAGTTTAAGCCAGTGGCAAGCGATGATATACTAATGGAATTGAGTAAATGGTACATCAATAACAGACAAGACGAACTGCAACAAGAactttatcaaaattatcaatattcATACACTACGCCAAGAACTATTCTGTCCATTCTAAGATTAGCACAAGTAATcacaataataatttcacagattatttaatatttaggCATTGGCGAGGATGAGATTCAGTAATGACATTAACATGTCAGATTTGGAAGAGTCAATTAGATTAACTGAGAGTATGAAGCATACCATCAACTATGAGCTTCTACAACAAAAACATAAAAGAAAAGTTACCACCTCCTCCAACATTATGTACATCATCAAGTAATCCACTAGTTATTACATAGTTATTTACGCTTGAGGGAGATATAACGATGTAATAGAAACTTGAGGAATAATTTGAAGAACACAAAGGAGAATTGGGACGGTTGGATAAATATAAACGATGTCGAGCAGCAGTTACTGTCCAATGGCTACAAAACAAAAGATTTAAACGATTTTATAAGCAAATATTCACAACTAGCAATCATACTACTCAACAGCAACAGCACACAACTATCATTTCCACAAGACATAATATGATCGTTTTCatatattacataatatttatagtatattagtggtctaaattagtatattgTATTGGCTTTagataaattcaaattaatgTTCAGGAATAAAGTCTTGATTACTTCAAGGTTTATTAAATTGGACTCAAAGGAATTTTTGGCTTTGAGGGGAGGCCTGTACAGAGTCTTTATGTTCCCATTACCGTAGTTTTGAATCACCTCCAAATCGTAATTTTTGCCGTAAAGTACGGGTTTTAGGTGCTCAATCAGCTCACTTTTGCTAATATTGAATCCCAGCGTGTTTAGCCCGTTGCAAAACTCAGTTAAAGTTAGAAATTCGGCGAAATCCGAGCCCACTGAAGCTTTGCAGAATATTTTGTACAAGAATGAAATGATTTTATCGAATTTCTCAGTGTATTCCTCGCAATTGTATAACTTACTCACACATCTGCTGCGAATCTTCGTATCGGAACGTTTCCTCTTTTTCATGACACAAATTTACcaatttgtaaaaatatttaccagtttgtaaaaataattactaatcataaaatattattaacaagTAGGAAGGAAAAAGAATATAGAAAATGTGTATGTTGagattaaaaaattaaaagttaCAGTGGTTGCTGAACAGTGGTGGGATTGTGTTTGACGCGTTTGgttttcattttattgTAGTTGCTGAGCGATTTGTTGTCCATGAATAGCTTCAAAAAGAGCTGTTTGTCTTCTTCGTTGCTGAGCACAATCAGGTACTTTGTCGGCTTCGACTTGACGTCGTTGAATACTTTGATTATGCACTTGATCAGCTCACTCAGGATCTTGAATATGTTCTCCAAGTTACTCAGCTCTTCTCCCACGCCGCCACTGACGGTTTTCGTAATGCTCGACACGTCCTCTCCCAAATATGTCCAAACATCCTTGATCTGCTTGTAAATCTCAGTTTTTTGCAAATTCACTTCATTCAGTTTATTCTTACATATATGTACTACATTATTCATCTTCTCGTTCATCTCGTTCTCAGTAGCGATTTCAtttttagtattattagtcATATTAGTACTGTCAGTGCCATTAGTCGTATTAGTGCCATTAGTACTAGCATTGCTAACATGTGTGTTATTATTGTTGGTAGCGTTAAGGAGTGATATGATATTGACTAGTTCGTTGGATAAATCTTTTAGTATTGTATTTATATCCGCTGAACTTATTTTTTCAGCTCTTAACACGTTTGTTAATTtggtatttatatacaataaatcATTGCTGATTTCCACCTCATCAAATTCCATACCAGGGTCTCCGTCATCCTTTGTGCCAGTAGTACTACTAGTACCACTATTAACCTTAGTTTCAGCTGTATCATCTAGCCCTTCTgtagtatttttataaagcTTAATGTACAAATTGATGATAAGATAGTGGAGTGATGACAGCAAGTTATCTTGGGTCTTAAAGTCAATGAGCTTAATTGTCGAGGAAAGCGTGAATCCTTTTTCTGCTTTAATACTGCCGTAGTTAACAAAGTTGCCGTACTGTAGAATAATATTGAGAATTAGCGGTAAGATTCTACTGGTTTTGATTTCCTCCATTGCCAATTTGTATACTTCCAGCTGGTCATTTATCAGGTTCAGCTGGTGTTTCAGGTCAATTAGATACTTGCAGAGCTTAATTTTACAGAGCATATTTTCTCGCAATAGTATCTCCAGCAGCATCCGTTCCACTGGTCTGTACTCCTCTAAATTACTATTCTGCTTATAGCTATTCATCAGCAACTCAATCTCATTACTGGTTGGGTAgactatatataatttcgTTATATTATCAACCACTACTGTGTCATTCAAATTTCCGAATATATCCACCGCATCCAATATTTTTTCAGTTCCGCTGTCACTTTTACCAATATTTACTGAGTTATCAGTTTCTTTCGTGGTTGTATTTTTAGTTGTGTTGTTAAGATTAATGTATACAAGACTATTAACGTTTTTCAGCAGTGTCAGATAATCTTCGTATGAGTTGAACCTCAGTATAATGGACAGGTTTTGTACtcttttattatctaaGATTTCAATCAGTTTCGTCTTTTTACTAGTGGAAGAACCGTTTGTTAGCTTGTtcttatcatttaaatctGCACTTCCCATATTTGTAAGGCTTGTGGTACTTGTGCTTGTTCTGCTAAACAGTTTCTTTATTGTCGTGGTGTCGATCAGTTCCTGGTTATATATATCACTTTCGTGGATACTGCTGAAGATAGTGTCGTTAAACTTGTTCAGCGGCTTCCAGTGCAACTTTACTCCCAATGGTAAAACTCTTTTTACTGATTTTACTGGTCCTTTAGGAATCGGTGGCGGTAATTTTCCTCCTTTTTTGGGCACTGGTGGTGGTGCTTTTCCTGCTGATTTGGCAATAGGTGGAGGTGGTACTTTCTTTCCTACTACTTTATCCTTttccaataatttatccttatctttttcttctaatttatctttatctTTATCTTTATCACTTTGTGTTTCAGAATCGTTAATTTTATCGGGTACATTGATGGTTGTTGTGAGTGTGATATCCTTTACTTCAACGTCTGAGGAACTTGAGCTGGAACTAGCTGGCGACTTTGTCGTGGGCACATTTACTGGGGATGAGATGTTACTATTTAACCTTGTGGTCAGTATTACTTCTTTCTCAGGATCTGCAATTATTTGACCTGCTTGTGTAGATTCTACTCCACTGATTTGACCTGCTTGTGTAGATTTAACTGGAATACTTTTAATGAgttccaaattattaaaagtGCTATCAATCCTTATAGGTGTTGTTCCCGCTAATTTACCTGTAGGATCAACTGAGATACCAGATTTATCCTCAGAGCCTGTTCCAATGGAACTGACTAAACTAACTTTATTTGTAGTTTGAGTAGGATAAGCGTTGTTTAGTTGATTCCCTGCCACTAAAACATCACTAACTGAGGTGCTGTATGTATAATTGCTATCACTTGTGATAAACTGGTGCAATTGTAAGCTTGTAATATTATGTGTTATAACATTGCCATTgtaatttaacaatttgaGTAGATTTTcgttatttatattttcaaacaAACTGATGTCAGCGACTGCTTCACCAGAAGCAACTTTGTCTAAGTGTTCAGGTGACCTGGTAGATTTTATCTTTGGTGTGGAACCTATTTGTAGCTTGGACATGTGATTAATGAAAGGGTGGTCTTCCTGGACGTTAACGTTATTGTAGTAATCATTTGCTATGTTATTATTGTAATAATTGTTGTGATACGGTTTACTTAACTTGATTAGCAGATTCATTGCATTTGAGAAGTTATTGCAAATCTTAAGTGCCAAAATACAAGTTTCCTTATTATGGCCTGTTAACTTGATCAAATTGTCGCACTCCTTCATGTCAATTTTCTTAATATGGttgtttataaaattaagcACACTTCCAAATACTATTGAATTTGAATCAATCTCATATTCCAGCACTTTACCCACTTCATCTTTCAAATCCACCTCACTTGTTTCATCCAAACTTATTGCACTGGAAGTCAATTTTGGACTTAAATTTGATTCCAACACACCGGAACCTAAATTAGATTTCAACTGTTTACTAGTATTTTTAGAACTAGTATTGAGTGATTTTGGTATTTGTAAGTTAGAAGTTTGTAACTCAGTCGTgttgataattattttaacgttattcaataataaaatgttattattttgttcCCAAATATCCAAGTCATACTTGGTCAACTGCATTGTCGTGTTTGTTAGCATGTTTGTATTAAATGAGTAGCTTCCAATTGATTTCCTATTAAGTTTATTCTTGTTGACTACAAAAACCAAGATGATGTCATCCTCTAGCACAACTCCgctattattataattatagatAATAACGTCCGACTCGTTAAGCGACTTTGAGTTTGGGCCTTTCGTTTGCTGGATGTTAAGGCTGTTTAAAAGACCTGAAGCCCCAGGCGATGAAGCGTTTGTTGTAGTCACACTATAGTTATATGGACATGATAACAACTTGATGTTACTGTGAACTTTGGTGTCCGACTCGTTAACTCCTGTGTCTTCTCCTTGAGTCCCACAACACTTATAATTCTTAAAGAATATGCTATTGTAATGTTTACAACTAGTATTATTTGGATCAActttagaattatttaaccATCTTTCTCCATCATTAGCTTTCTTCTCGTTGGCATATTCAGTTGCCTTGTCGGCACTTGTAGCAATGTCGGGGAAATAATTGTACATggtattattataatcgttgatttgatatatttcaatatcaatattatattgCGGTATCAGTGTGTTAATCATTACTATGTTATTAAGTTGGCACAATTTCTTACTATATAGCGATGAAGTGTTCTGAATGATATAATTCATATCCAATCCATTAGTTGGCGTACATATATTATCCTTTGCTTCACTCGTTTTACACTTTTCAGACTCCTTTATTTGTTTATCATACTCCTTAGTACGTTTCTCTAATTCTTTATTCtgtgttaaattattttttacttgACTGTTAAGTTGTTTGtaatatgataaatatcTTTTGTAACAGGTTGGCCATTTCAGCAACGGGTACATCATTGGAATATTCTCGTTATTCGGCACTCCTCCCGTATTCACTTTCCTTCTCCAAGTCAGGGTGTTCAGTAATTTTGACTCCAACTCACTGGTTTCAGTCCCCGTTGCAATCATGATGCACGCGTAGATGAGCATGATATTGAAGTTGATATTGTTGTAGTTCAAGATTATTAAGTTATCTTTGCTATCGAAATTTATCCAGAAAAGTGCCACTGACACTACCTTGAGTATGTATGTTAGTGTCGGAATATACTTGTCGTTCATTGGCAGTGAGATTATCTGACCCATGAACTCGTTCATGTACTCAAAGTTGTCGTACACACCGATGTGGTTATAACTGCACAGGTCCAGGATGACGTATTTCTGGTAATTGAGTGATGGCAAATCGGCTCCAAAGTGCTTTATGCTATAATACTTGTTATTGATGTATATCACGTTCCTGTCATCTTCACTTTCTTTCAACTTCAATATTGCCGCTTTATTTTCCTTATTATCCACTATTGGCTCaaataaaat encodes:
- a CDS encoding uncharacterized protein (note;~Tap-24g11.q1c.C.cand.164 - score = 40.32;~5 probable transmembrane helices predicted for TA03480 by TMHMM2.0 at aa 115-137, 167-189, 196-218, 233-250 and 255-277); translated protein: MKSKEGAEVQSTDNLIEAMDESLNTSKKEETPFKFMTFFRTKSNQESNENEEKLESKNSDNTDLTQTDSQNDVIQIEVFDTAVYPEQLNHSMLCTLHYMKYREAIRRYTGEFKNCPYAVCIGHIFMVICVILTTSLVSQHFDPTDPGTIRGNTHKSWYSLYIDNLNNLSLIIFIGSTVFSVVNLYICIHPNTFSKIVSLSKITVKIYFILYPVLMIYNYSMNSSLQESSGQDNLRAVFNIRAYNIFGIFFYDTIFLTVYTILILFFNLIAFIYRFFYPHLLLTIINEDVKTFKVTGFEEMSLNAPNMGANNLNTGKIPAYKVTLTRFKKPNSIYYSFKCFIDFLHFKKRGSYDSFQYVGQLNSEFKPHGFGFWNSPNYHGELLMGFWESGLPLSPFKSREVGTNAGFSNVIIGWVRYEGGESDVGLGVAAAECCVSGPFFRTYPRILRFFTVPETDGKRGGRVLKYLGANTFFNYNKFHLMKKTSSISESSNNSEMLGDILTPKGHNTNKNKKNILTKLFTNKGYVFRERMDSKYYCTDSHIVMSLNHVSNDIVGYRYGNIDSYLNGKKNPYFNVLKNVHIRDIFQDINELFGIKEPGIPLTTFVNCMECLISALTLHTPNFTPLDSSNLNISVDDNKGININGYVQNPKINRDGLHEFVTDYCKSVKIVLNTTKTESHKPAKVLDSLNQGLDSRINRAKNYNILSVDGWVRKEEVRALEAWIYIHGFNVKCSDSLGIFAQIISFGNYPQYIKPFVFSWPSGNKLTQFKEAIVSSTCPKTVDTFIRMLQALLVNNIHDVHIMAHSMGATMFLGAFTQILNSKEYSDLFLPLSENRNSSHPKLKILTVTFLNPFYPVQDFIQNDYPRLKLYCSHITIYSDINDKALKIAELITGKKRLGRCVNDLYTLEEPVDSSLEKRCTLGSIMLPFTLEEVKTLKKNKKHNREIIETRKKKHWLDVDVIDTTCLGSNVHALRHSYWFLNREVIEDLRDLIVNRKRAQDRTSRLDRSLGNTWVYRVAPSNLDTLFETLF
- a CDS encoding DNA replication licensing factor (MCM7 homolog), putative (note) — encoded protein: MELTTEEAQSRVALLGAHTKSLSTFFEEFTSPLNLQDEDGDYKPFGDKKYKNQLQMIKNDSSKVLKVYMDDVRQYFLKENHDKDFYEGLMMNTYRYLELLYIASEMVLEKLTKDENYPKFGLYYDPIDELRVSRMKQNKLPINLRSNYDILLVNGNDDYIMKMKYVNADFVGCLVLIEVDVFKVANISPKLLIATYECDICHNHSYKTIEGNNYMPLMDCVNCVSTRNVKSSLKFHPKLSKFEKYQEIRVQEPLVHLNEGEMPKNLKCQLTNSLVGLLRPGDNILLYGILLPMFKEGFNNNKFTLLSDKVFKILNITHLKRDFKLYKQLSNNYFQVYDWHTPMIGIYTTLTLKITHYCRKMEELSRTPNVYEILSNSIAPDIYGHQDIKKALLLQLIGGCNVVKKDGGFIRGNIHILLLGDPGVAKSQLMKRICQISTRAIYTTGKGSSSSGLTAAIVKDPVTGDSVLEGGALVLANNGVCCIDEFDKMDDEDRSAIYEVMEQQKVSVAKAGHVTTLAANSSVLAAANPLSGVYDINKSVFININLPHALLSRFDLQFLLLDNINYNNDYKLSQYKLNNTINTYGTSTVSEENTNTMTNATNTPNTRTTNSTNTNSNTGAKDKRKRNDKSAGSKNKSNNTTDSVNNGVSRGLQSDTIVNPVASDDILMELSKWYINNRQDELQQELYQNYQYSYTTPRTILSILRLAQALARMRFSNDINMSDLEESIRLTESMKHTINYELLQQKHKRKVTTSSNIMYIIKNLRNNLKNTKENWDGWININDVEQQLLSNGYKTKDLNDFISKYSQLAIILLNSNSTQLSFPQDII
- a CDS encoding uncharacterized protein (note;~Tap-24g11.q1c.C.cand.163 - score = 9.48) produces the protein MKKRKRSDTKIRSRCVSKLYNCEEYTEKFDKIISFLYKIFCKASVGSDFAEFLTLTEFCNGLNTLGFNISKSELIEHLKPVLYGKNYDLEVIQNYGNGNIKTLYRPPLKAKNSFESNLINLEVIKTLFLNINLNLSKANTIY